One window of uncultured Trichococcus sp. genomic DNA carries:
- the alaS gene encoding alanine--tRNA ligase, whose protein sequence is MKNLTSSDIRQMYLDFWATKGSKVEPSASLIPVNDPTLLWINSGVATLKKYFDGTLIPENPRITNAQKSIRTNDIENVGVTARHHTLFEMLGNFSIGDYFKEEAIPWAWEFLTDEKWLAFDPELLYVTYYPEDTDTKRIWQEKVGLPEDHIVPIADNFWDIGAGPCGPDTEIFYDRGPAFQDLPDGDPEMYPGGENERYLEIWNLVFSEFNHKPDGTYEPLPHKNVDTGMGLERVTSVVQNTPTNFETDLFMPIIKKIETLSDGKKYGENKTLDISFKVIADHVRAVSFAIGDRALPSNEGRGYILRRLIRRSVMHGQKLGIEKLFLNELVPVVADIMESYYPEVKADQDFIIKVITNEEQRFQETIHEGMDILNSVFEEMNEKGETVVNGPNAFKLYDTYGFPLELTSEYAEEKGFKVDTEGFNQEMQEQRNRARAARQVEDSFSVQSPVWAEVLVPSTFSGYAQTKISSELSVMVANDDIVEKAAADDRVQIIFRETPFYAEMGGQVADKGTIETETGEVIAEIEDVKRAPNGQTMHIARVLKEIHSNETYVLHVDESRRRNITKNHTATHLLHQALKDVLGNHANQAGSLVNPNQLRFDFTHFGQVTAEELVRMEEIVNEKIWEALPVVTVETTIDKAKEMGAMALFGEKYGKEVRVVDVGGYSVELCGGVHVQNSQDIGVFKILSESGIGAGVRRIEAVTGQAAYQYFRTKEAELNEAAQLVKAQQTKEVAGKINQLKQEMKEMQGENESLKAKIMNAEAKDLFENVETVNGVTYITYETKNQDMNALRQLADQWRQKAVSDLFVAASATDGKVNMLAAVSKEKLELGLKAGDLIKTLAPFAGGKGGGRPDMAQAGGNNPAGIPDALKHVAVWIAENTK, encoded by the coding sequence ATGAAGAATCTGACAAGCAGTGACATCCGTCAAATGTATCTTGATTTTTGGGCAACAAAAGGGTCAAAAGTGGAGCCGAGTGCTTCGCTGATACCCGTCAACGACCCTACTTTATTATGGATCAATTCAGGCGTAGCGACATTGAAAAAATATTTTGATGGCACATTGATTCCTGAAAATCCGCGCATCACCAATGCCCAAAAGAGCATCCGCACAAACGATATCGAAAATGTTGGCGTGACCGCAAGACACCATACTTTATTCGAAATGTTGGGGAATTTCTCGATCGGGGACTACTTCAAAGAAGAAGCGATTCCTTGGGCTTGGGAATTCCTGACGGACGAAAAATGGTTGGCGTTCGATCCGGAGCTGCTTTATGTAACTTACTACCCTGAAGATACGGATACGAAACGCATTTGGCAGGAAAAAGTCGGTTTGCCGGAAGATCATATCGTTCCGATCGCGGACAACTTTTGGGATATCGGTGCAGGCCCGTGCGGACCGGATACGGAAATTTTCTACGACCGCGGCCCAGCATTCCAGGACTTGCCTGACGGTGACCCTGAAATGTATCCGGGTGGTGAAAATGAACGCTATCTTGAAATCTGGAACCTTGTGTTCTCCGAATTCAACCACAAACCGGACGGCACCTATGAGCCGCTGCCGCACAAGAACGTCGATACGGGGATGGGTCTGGAACGCGTCACGAGCGTAGTCCAAAACACACCTACCAACTTCGAAACGGATTTGTTCATGCCGATAATCAAAAAAATCGAAACGCTGAGTGACGGCAAGAAATACGGCGAAAACAAAACGCTGGATATTTCCTTCAAAGTCATTGCTGATCACGTGCGCGCCGTCAGTTTTGCGATCGGAGACCGTGCCTTGCCGTCCAATGAAGGCCGCGGCTACATTTTGCGTCGCTTGATCCGCCGCTCTGTCATGCATGGACAAAAATTGGGCATCGAAAAATTGTTCCTGAACGAATTGGTTCCGGTTGTGGCAGATATTATGGAATCCTATTATCCAGAAGTAAAAGCTGACCAGGATTTCATCATCAAAGTTATCACGAATGAAGAGCAACGTTTCCAGGAAACGATCCACGAAGGGATGGACATCCTGAACAGCGTCTTTGAAGAGATGAACGAAAAGGGCGAAACGGTCGTAAACGGCCCGAATGCCTTCAAACTGTACGATACATACGGCTTCCCGTTGGAATTGACGAGCGAATATGCCGAAGAAAAAGGCTTCAAAGTCGATACAGAAGGATTTAACCAGGAGATGCAGGAGCAACGGAACCGCGCCCGTGCAGCTAGACAAGTGGAAGACTCCTTCTCCGTGCAATCCCCAGTGTGGGCTGAAGTACTGGTTCCGAGCACTTTTTCAGGATATGCCCAAACGAAAATTTCATCCGAGCTTTCAGTGATGGTGGCGAATGACGACATCGTCGAGAAAGCTGCTGCAGACGATCGCGTTCAGATCATTTTCCGCGAAACGCCTTTCTACGCAGAAATGGGCGGACAAGTTGCGGATAAAGGAACAATCGAAACCGAAACTGGTGAAGTGATTGCAGAAATCGAAGACGTCAAACGCGCTCCTAATGGCCAAACGATGCACATCGCGCGTGTCCTGAAGGAAATCCATTCGAACGAAACCTATGTTCTGCACGTGGATGAATCCCGCAGAAGAAACATCACGAAAAACCATACAGCAACGCATCTGCTGCACCAAGCGCTGAAGGATGTTTTGGGGAATCATGCCAACCAAGCGGGCTCGTTGGTGAATCCGAATCAGCTTCGTTTTGACTTCACGCATTTCGGCCAAGTAACAGCAGAAGAGTTGGTGCGGATGGAAGAAATCGTGAATGAAAAAATTTGGGAGGCTTTGCCGGTTGTGACTGTCGAAACAACCATCGATAAGGCGAAAGAAATGGGCGCCATGGCTTTGTTCGGCGAGAAATACGGCAAAGAAGTCCGTGTAGTCGATGTCGGCGGCTATTCAGTCGAGCTTTGCGGCGGAGTCCATGTGCAAAATTCACAGGATATCGGTGTCTTCAAGATTTTATCGGAATCCGGAATCGGTGCAGGTGTTCGACGCATCGAAGCAGTGACCGGACAGGCAGCTTACCAATATTTCCGTACAAAAGAAGCTGAACTGAACGAAGCGGCACAGCTTGTGAAAGCCCAACAAACAAAAGAAGTGGCCGGTAAAATCAATCAACTTAAGCAAGAAATGAAGGAAATGCAAGGCGAAAACGAGTCCTTGAAAGCAAAAATCATGAATGCCGAAGCCAAAGATCTCTTTGAGAACGTGGAAACCGTCAACGGCGTCACGTACATCACCTATGAAACAAAGAATCAAGATATGAATGCATTGCGTCAATTGGCTGACCAATGGCGTCAAAAGGCTGTCTCTGATCTTTTCGTGGCAGCTTCGGCCACAGACGGCAAAGTCAACATGTTGGCTGCTGTTTCCAAAGAGAAATTGGAACTAGGCCTGAAAGCAGGCGACCTGATCAAGACGCTCGCTCCATTTGCGGGAGGTAAAGGCGGCGGACGTCCGGATATGGCACAAGCAGGGGGCAATAATCCGGCAGGCATCCCGGATGCGCTGAAACACGTTGCGGTCTGGATCGCTGAAAATACAAAATAA
- the ruvX gene encoding Holliday junction resolvase RuvX, whose protein sequence is MRIMGLDVGSKTVGVAISDPMGWTAQGIEIVKIDEANGEFGLDRIAELVKQYEVEKFVLGLPKNMDNSIGFRAEASIAYGELLEKELGLPVDYVDERLTTVQAEKMLINEGNVSRKKRKKVIDKLAAVILLQNYLDSQ, encoded by the coding sequence ATGAGGATCATGGGCTTGGATGTCGGGTCAAAAACAGTAGGAGTGGCCATCAGCGACCCGATGGGATGGACGGCGCAAGGGATAGAAATCGTCAAAATCGATGAGGCCAATGGAGAATTTGGTCTTGATCGGATTGCCGAATTGGTCAAGCAGTACGAAGTTGAGAAGTTTGTGCTAGGCTTGCCCAAAAATATGGATAACAGCATTGGCTTTCGGGCGGAAGCTTCCATCGCTTACGGTGAGTTGCTTGAAAAAGAGTTAGGCTTGCCGGTCGATTACGTTGATGAAAGACTTACCACTGTGCAAGCAGAGAAAATGTTGATCAATGAAGGAAATGTTTCCCGCAAAAAACGGAAAAAGGTAATCGATAAACTTGCTGCTGTCATACTTTTGCAGAATTATCTGGACAGCCAGTAA
- the udk gene encoding uridine kinase encodes MKKPIVIGVTGGSGSGKTSVSRAILDKFTDVSILLLEQDFYYKDQSDLPFEERLKTNYDHPFAFDTDLFIKDLKKLIQYESIEQPVYDYSKHTRSDQVIHREPKEVIIVEGILILEDQRLRDLMDIKVYVDTDDDIRIIRRIKRDMESRGRTLDSVIHQYLTVVKPMHQQFIEPTKKFADIIIPEGGQNQVAIDLMTTKIASILSENAE; translated from the coding sequence GTGAAAAAGCCTATCGTTATTGGGGTGACAGGGGGATCGGGAAGCGGGAAAACCAGTGTCAGCCGGGCCATCTTGGATAAGTTTACCGATGTTTCCATTTTGCTGTTGGAGCAGGATTTTTATTATAAAGATCAAAGCGATTTACCGTTTGAGGAACGCCTGAAAACAAACTACGATCACCCATTTGCGTTTGATACGGATTTGTTCATCAAAGACCTTAAAAAATTGATACAATATGAGAGTATTGAACAACCGGTTTACGACTACTCCAAACACACGCGCAGCGATCAAGTGATCCACCGCGAACCGAAAGAAGTCATAATCGTCGAGGGGATACTCATTTTGGAGGATCAACGACTCCGTGATCTGATGGACATCAAAGTCTATGTGGATACGGATGATGATATCCGTATCATCCGAAGAATCAAGCGCGACATGGAATCAAGAGGCCGGACCCTTGATTCTGTCATCCACCAATATCTGACGGTCGTCAAGCCGATGCACCAGCAATTCATCGAGCCAACCAAAAAATTTGCGGATATCATCATTCCTGAAGGCGGGCAAAACCAAGTCGCAATCGATCTGATGACCACAAAAATTGCTTCAATTTTGTCTGAAAATGCAGAATAA
- a CDS encoding sensor histidine kinase, with the protein MRRSTVLILFSTILGIFAFIVAGVLFALRPYLSYQELLEVDRFYVPAFLYIIVLLLFAAIVVTWIAHFYLKNQENRIKDKLHWLYLGNYEHALFNKKRDKSLFLDQYCHAIHDEIEMLRKKMLSLSREVQHLSAHPQQVGNETKEEILEQERHRIARELHDSVSQQLFAAMMMLSAVNERADDFPEKIQKQMRLIEGIINESQSEMRALLLHLRPTKLEGKSLKKGIEQLLVELKSKVQIAIKWEIDDVHTMSGIEDHFFRIVQELLSNTLRHAKASHLEVYLKQTLQEISLRVYDDGVGFDTSIEKSGSYGLMNIKERVQGMGGSCKIISFPKKGTVIEIRIPNTNVNTNDASAE; encoded by the coding sequence ATGAGGAGAAGCACAGTTTTGATTCTGTTCAGCACGATACTCGGCATCTTTGCTTTTATAGTGGCAGGTGTATTATTTGCCCTGAGGCCCTATCTAAGTTATCAGGAATTGCTCGAGGTGGATCGTTTTTATGTGCCGGCGTTCCTTTACATCATCGTATTGCTTCTGTTTGCTGCGATTGTTGTAACCTGGATTGCCCACTTTTACTTGAAAAATCAAGAAAACCGCATCAAGGACAAACTGCATTGGCTGTATCTCGGCAATTATGAGCATGCGTTATTCAACAAAAAGCGGGATAAATCACTATTTTTGGATCAGTATTGCCACGCAATCCATGATGAAATCGAAATGCTCCGGAAAAAGATGCTCAGCCTCTCTCGGGAAGTGCAGCATTTAAGTGCGCATCCGCAGCAGGTCGGCAATGAAACAAAAGAAGAGATACTCGAACAGGAAAGGCATCGCATTGCGAGGGAACTGCATGATTCCGTCAGCCAACAACTCTTTGCCGCAATGATGATGTTGTCGGCGGTCAATGAACGAGCCGACGATTTTCCGGAAAAAATACAGAAACAGATGCGCCTCATAGAAGGCATCATCAATGAGTCCCAATCGGAGATGAGAGCGTTGCTCCTTCATCTTCGTCCAACCAAACTAGAAGGCAAATCCCTGAAAAAAGGGATCGAACAGTTGTTGGTGGAATTGAAGTCCAAAGTCCAAATCGCAATCAAATGGGAAATCGATGATGTCCATACAATGAGCGGCATCGAGGATCATTTTTTCCGGATTGTGCAGGAGCTGCTTTCGAACACGCTGAGGCATGCTAAGGCAAGCCATCTGGAAGTGTATCTGAAACAAACCTTGCAGGAAATCAGTCTCCGCGTTTACGACGATGGTGTCGGCTTCGATACTTCAATCGAAAAATCAGGCAGCTATGGTCTGATGAACATCAAAGAACGCGTGCAGGGAATGGGCGGGAGCTGCAAGATCATCAGTTTCCCCAAAAAAGGGACCGTGATCGAAATACGCATCCCGAATACAAATGTGAACACCAACGATGCAAGTGCTGAATAG
- the greA gene encoding transcription elongation factor GreA — MIEKAYPMTAEGKAKLEAELEDLKVNKRKEIVERIKIARSYGDLSENSEYESAKDEQAFVEGRITTLEKMIRFAEIIEVQNVDTDMVSLGRKVTFVELPDGDEETYIIVGSAEADPLEGKISNDSPIAKALLGKHIGEEVVIGTPGGDMNVKIVRVEQA; from the coding sequence ATGATCGAAAAAGCATATCCGATGACGGCTGAAGGTAAAGCCAAATTAGAAGCTGAACTTGAAGATTTAAAAGTGAATAAAAGAAAAGAAATCGTTGAACGCATCAAGATTGCCAGAAGCTATGGAGATTTATCCGAAAATTCGGAATATGAATCCGCAAAAGATGAACAAGCTTTCGTTGAAGGCCGCATCACAACGTTGGAAAAAATGATCCGTTTTGCGGAAATCATCGAAGTACAAAACGTTGACACTGATATGGTTTCGCTTGGACGCAAAGTGACATTCGTGGAATTGCCGGATGGCGATGAAGAAACTTACATTATTGTCGGTAGTGCAGAAGCAGATCCGCTTGAAGGTAAGATTTCAAACGATTCTCCGATCGCTAAAGCCTTGTTGGGCAAGCATATCGGTGAAGAAGTCGTCATTGGTACACCGGGCGGCGATATGAACGTGAAGATCGTCAGAGTGGAACAAGCTTAG
- the liaF gene encoding cell wall-active antibiotics response protein LiaF has protein sequence MKKGALKLFMLIEGLLGLAVLFQLVQDTDLLLVFVFGLMFIKFGTGKGERHQILGLVGWFMVGMSILSTFSVWLMLILFILFVVINGKGIWSELKLDTFVDVPWEEKAFRTVKTKEPEQRNGSRKRQKWIGNTSIGTDVYEWDDVNLNVFMGDTIIDLGNTLLPKEENIILIRKGFGKTRVIVPLGIGVAVHHSTIKGQLLFNEDEIDLTNETVKLYSRNYDEANRKIKIVSSSLLGDLEVIYL, from the coding sequence ATGAAGAAGGGTGCCTTGAAATTATTCATGCTCATTGAAGGGCTGTTGGGGTTGGCTGTGCTGTTTCAATTGGTGCAGGATACAGATTTGCTGCTGGTCTTTGTGTTCGGACTGATGTTCATCAAATTCGGTACCGGAAAAGGCGAACGGCATCAGATTCTTGGTTTGGTCGGATGGTTCATGGTGGGCATGAGCATACTCTCCACTTTCTCGGTATGGCTGATGTTGATTCTTTTCATACTGTTCGTTGTCATCAATGGAAAAGGCATCTGGTCTGAGCTGAAGCTGGATACTTTCGTTGACGTTCCTTGGGAGGAGAAAGCGTTCCGCACGGTCAAAACGAAAGAACCGGAACAGCGGAACGGTTCCAGAAAGCGTCAGAAATGGATCGGAAATACCAGTATAGGCACGGATGTCTACGAATGGGACGATGTCAATCTGAACGTATTCATGGGCGATACGATCATCGATTTGGGGAATACGTTGTTGCCGAAAGAGGAAAACATCATTCTGATCCGCAAAGGGTTCGGAAAGACCAGGGTGATCGTACCGTTGGGGATCGGAGTGGCTGTCCATCATTCCACCATCAAAGGACAGCTTTTATTCAATGAAGATGAAATAGACTTGACCAATGAAACGGTCAAATTATACAGTCGGAACTACGATGAGGCGAACAGAAAGATCAAGATTGTGTCCAGTAGCCTGCTGGGTGATCTGGAGGTGATCTACCTATGA
- a CDS encoding DUF1292 domain-containing protein, whose amino-acid sequence MTEHNHDHDHNHDHDHDHEHNHEHITIVDENGNEELFEILFTFESEDFGKSYVLVYPAGTPEGEEIELQAYSYVETEDGGEGDLEPIESDEEWDMIEEVLNTFMEDEDLQ is encoded by the coding sequence ATGACTGAACATAATCACGATCATGACCATAACCACGACCACGATCATGACCACGAACATAACCACGAGCACATCACTATTGTGGATGAGAACGGAAATGAAGAGTTATTCGAAATCTTATTCACTTTCGAATCAGAAGATTTCGGAAAGTCCTATGTTCTGGTTTACCCAGCAGGAACTCCTGAAGGGGAAGAAATCGAATTGCAAGCCTATTCTTATGTTGAAACTGAAGATGGCGGAGAAGGCGATTTGGAGCCAATCGAATCTGATGAAGAATGGGATATGATCGAAGAAGTCCTGAACACGTTCATGGAAGACGAAGACCTTCAATAA
- a CDS encoding ATP-dependent RecD-like DNA helicase produces the protein MDTEQGYIVGEIKAIFFENASNFYKVMLISVSESNLPQKLDEIVVTGSFGQITEDTAYRFFGEVVEHPRYGVQFQANSYQQEKPTSKNGLIAFLSGERFPGIGKRTAEKIVETFGEQAVDVILDDPEALKSISGMTPKKREMMRDVLMQTQGTEKILIALGNYGFSNNQAANIFHFYRTETLTVLNENPYRLLEDIEGVGFKKADQLAEELNFAPDHSSRLKGGLFATLQELCLSNGDTYVDGTVLLERTIHLLEQSRRFIIEDAPVIEALMEMVMDMKVVEDHSRFAIPSLYFAEEGIASSIDRLLKRKTKIAYPGVDLNLEIENLQSNLQIRYGASQIEAIKAALLSPFFILTGGPGTGKTTVLKGIVRMFSELNDLPEDPHDYKGGLFPILLAAPTGRAAKRMQETTGLPGSTIHRLLGLTGQEKESEELYTQELEGKLLIIDEVSMVDTWLMHRLLKSVPPGMQVLFVGDKDQLPSVGPGQVLFDLLNCKVLPQVELNEIFRQSGDSSIIPLAHEIKNGILPRDFRNNQADRSFLPCQTHQIEPVIRQVVEKAKSKGFTAKDIQVLAPMYKGAAGIDAINTMMQEIFNPKGNKKRREVAFFDVVYRVGDKVLQLVNQPENNVFNGDMGEITAIQFAKETEEKVDQITILFDTVEVTYNRNNWNKFVLAYCCSIHKSQGSEFTMVILPMVKQYGRMLRRNLLYTAITRSKSKLILCGDYEAFETAVVSTGDIRKTMLHEKLERNLNNDKVFTAEEPAESKETKALAAGKDAVEAIAESASLNTEDKKTPKITPVYHLTSEQISDGSIDPMIGMENVTPEMFMLEK, from the coding sequence ATGGATACAGAACAAGGCTATATCGTTGGAGAAATCAAAGCGATTTTCTTTGAAAACGCGAGTAATTTCTACAAAGTCATGCTGATTTCAGTCAGTGAATCGAATCTCCCGCAAAAGCTTGATGAAATTGTTGTGACCGGAAGCTTCGGGCAGATAACCGAAGATACAGCCTACCGCTTTTTCGGAGAGGTCGTGGAGCATCCAAGATACGGGGTCCAATTCCAAGCCAATTCCTATCAACAGGAAAAACCAACCTCCAAGAATGGGTTGATTGCATTTTTGTCGGGGGAGCGGTTCCCGGGCATCGGTAAACGGACGGCTGAAAAAATCGTGGAGACTTTTGGCGAACAAGCGGTCGACGTCATCCTTGACGATCCGGAAGCGCTGAAAAGCATCAGCGGTATGACGCCGAAAAAAAGAGAAATGATGCGCGATGTCCTGATGCAGACGCAAGGGACCGAGAAGATCCTGATCGCTTTGGGGAACTATGGTTTCTCCAACAACCAGGCGGCGAATATCTTCCATTTTTACCGCACCGAAACGCTGACTGTCCTTAACGAAAATCCTTACCGGCTGCTCGAGGATATCGAAGGCGTTGGCTTCAAGAAGGCCGATCAATTGGCGGAGGAGTTGAATTTCGCCCCGGATCACAGCAGCCGGCTGAAAGGCGGCTTGTTTGCGACGCTGCAGGAACTTTGCCTGTCGAATGGGGATACCTATGTCGATGGGACCGTGTTGCTGGAGCGGACGATCCACTTGCTTGAACAGAGCCGACGCTTCATCATCGAGGATGCGCCTGTCATCGAAGCGTTGATGGAGATGGTGATGGACATGAAAGTGGTAGAGGATCACAGCCGGTTTGCTATACCGTCCCTCTATTTTGCCGAAGAAGGCATTGCATCATCAATCGATAGGCTTCTGAAGCGAAAAACGAAAATTGCTTATCCGGGAGTGGATTTGAATCTGGAGATCGAAAATTTGCAATCAAACCTGCAGATCCGCTATGGCGCCTCCCAGATCGAAGCGATAAAAGCAGCCTTGCTTTCACCGTTCTTCATCCTGACAGGTGGACCCGGTACCGGTAAAACGACCGTTCTGAAAGGGATCGTCCGCATGTTCTCCGAGTTGAACGATCTGCCGGAAGACCCGCACGACTACAAAGGCGGACTTTTCCCGATATTGCTTGCCGCTCCGACAGGCCGTGCCGCAAAACGGATGCAGGAGACGACCGGGCTGCCCGGCAGCACGATCCATCGCCTGCTGGGGTTGACGGGCCAGGAAAAGGAATCCGAAGAGCTATATACACAAGAGTTGGAAGGCAAGTTGCTGATCATCGATGAAGTTTCGATGGTGGATACGTGGCTGATGCACAGGCTCCTGAAATCCGTGCCGCCCGGCATGCAAGTGCTGTTTGTAGGGGATAAGGACCAATTGCCCTCGGTCGGGCCGGGTCAAGTGCTGTTCGATCTTTTGAACTGCAAAGTGTTGCCGCAGGTCGAGCTGAACGAGATATTCAGGCAATCCGGCGATTCCTCGATCATCCCGTTGGCGCACGAAATCAAGAACGGTATCCTCCCCCGCGATTTCCGGAACAATCAAGCGGACCGCTCGTTTCTGCCCTGCCAAACGCATCAGATCGAACCGGTGATCCGGCAAGTCGTCGAAAAGGCGAAGTCAAAAGGCTTCACCGCGAAGGACATCCAGGTTCTGGCTCCGATGTACAAAGGCGCTGCCGGTATTGATGCCATCAATACGATGATGCAGGAAATCTTCAATCCGAAAGGGAACAAGAAAAGACGGGAAGTCGCTTTTTTTGATGTCGTCTATCGGGTAGGTGACAAGGTGCTCCAGTTGGTGAACCAACCGGAAAATAATGTCTTCAACGGTGACATGGGTGAAATCACCGCCATCCAATTCGCCAAGGAGACCGAAGAGAAAGTCGACCAGATCACGATCCTGTTCGATACCGTCGAGGTCACCTACAATCGGAACAATTGGAACAAGTTTGTTCTGGCGTACTGTTGTTCCATCCACAAGTCGCAGGGAAGCGAGTTCACGATGGTCATCCTGCCGATGGTGAAGCAGTACGGGCGGATGCTGCGCCGTAATCTGCTCTACACAGCCATCACCAGAAGCAAAAGCAAGTTGATTTTGTGCGGGGATTACGAAGCTTTCGAAACGGCTGTCGTAAGCACGGGCGATATCCGGAAAACGATGCTGCATGAGAAATTGGAACGCAACCTGAACAATGACAAGGTCTTCACTGCGGAAGAGCCTGCCGAGAGCAAGGAAACGAAGGCGCTCGCTGCCGGGAAGGATGCCGTTGAAGCTATTGCCGAATCCGCAAGCTTAAACACAGAAGATAAAAAGACTCCAAAAATAACACCCGTCTACCATTTGACCAGTGAACAGATCTCCGATGGGAGCATCGATCCGATGATCGGCATGGAAAATGTTACGCCGGAAATGTTCATGCTTGAAAAATAA
- a CDS encoding IreB family regulatory phosphoprotein, whose protein sequence is MSSKDETMLFNFDDNLKKNVQETLALVYDALEEKGYNPINQIVGYLLSGDPAYIPRHNDARNLIRRHERDEIMEELVKSYLSGTGRIIQ, encoded by the coding sequence ATGAGTTCGAAAGATGAAACGATGTTGTTTAATTTTGATGACAATCTGAAAAAGAATGTACAAGAGACATTAGCCCTTGTTTATGACGCATTGGAAGAAAAAGGGTACAACCCTATCAACCAGATCGTGGGCTACTTGCTTTCTGGAGATCCAGCTTATATTCCGCGTCATAATGATGCCAGAAACCTGATCCGTCGTCACGAACGTGATGAAATCATGGAGGAACTAGTGAAGAGCTATCTTTCTGGAACAGGCAGAATCATCCAATGA
- the mltG gene encoding endolytic transglycosylase MltG: MSHNDQQEPQGQQKLIRPTLEKEAVDKMKIRKKERSLVRKIVFAIVTIGILLGVIVGFAGYKYITNALQPLEPDSTEVVEVEIPIGTSTKGITQLLEEGNVIKNATIFNYYIKTQNVSDFQAGFYELSPSMSLDDIIATLQAGGSPVPQSSEHKIIVREGNTIEDIAAEVEEKTGFTAEEFLTKVNDAEFLANAAAQYPDILTEASQRTDTRYRLEGYLYPATYDFMSGNSLDEVILQMLKKTSEVLAPYAEQIASSGYTLHEILTIASLVEKEGVTPEDRANIAGVFFNRLEIDMPIQSDISILYALNEHKELVTFEDLEIDSPYNLYRNTGMGPGPFNSPSEGSIQATLSPADTAYLYFVADTETGIVYFSETYEEHLQLQSQYVDSE, from the coding sequence TTGTCACATAATGATCAGCAAGAACCTCAAGGGCAACAAAAACTCATTCGTCCTACGCTGGAGAAAGAAGCCGTAGACAAAATGAAAATACGCAAAAAAGAACGGTCACTCGTGCGGAAAATTGTTTTTGCAATTGTAACGATAGGCATCCTGTTAGGGGTCATCGTTGGCTTTGCCGGCTACAAATATATAACAAACGCACTTCAGCCATTGGAGCCAGACAGTACGGAAGTCGTTGAAGTGGAAATCCCGATAGGGACGTCCACAAAAGGCATCACACAACTGTTGGAAGAAGGCAACGTCATAAAAAACGCGACCATCTTCAACTACTACATCAAGACGCAAAACGTTTCTGATTTCCAAGCGGGTTTTTATGAACTATCGCCTTCCATGAGTCTGGACGACATCATTGCGACGCTTCAAGCGGGCGGCAGTCCTGTACCACAATCGAGCGAGCACAAAATCATCGTAAGAGAGGGCAATACGATCGAAGATATCGCAGCGGAAGTCGAAGAGAAGACGGGATTCACAGCTGAGGAATTTTTGACGAAAGTGAATGATGCGGAATTTTTAGCGAATGCTGCTGCACAATACCCTGATATTTTGACGGAAGCATCCCAACGCACCGATACGCGTTATCGTTTGGAAGGATACCTCTACCCGGCGACTTATGATTTTATGTCCGGAAATAGTTTGGATGAAGTCATCTTGCAAATGCTGAAGAAAACGAGTGAAGTGCTTGCACCATACGCGGAGCAAATTGCTTCCTCAGGCTATACCCTGCATGAAATTCTGACGATTGCCTCGCTTGTCGAAAAAGAAGGCGTTACTCCGGAAGATCGGGCAAACATTGCCGGCGTATTCTTTAATCGTCTGGAAATCGATATGCCGATACAATCGGACATCAGTATTTTGTATGCTCTGAATGAACACAAGGAATTAGTGACTTTCGAGGATCTTGAAATAGATTCGCCCTATAACCTGTACAGAAATACAGGCATGGGGCCTGGTCCGTTCAACAGCCCTAGCGAAGGATCCATTCAAGCCACATTGTCCCCAGCGGACACCGCCTATCTGTATTTCGTTGCCGATACAGAAACAGGTATCGTCTATTTTTCCGAAACATATGAAGAACATTTGCAATTGCAAAGCCAATACGTAGACAGCGAATAA